Proteins co-encoded in one Leptospira levettii genomic window:
- a CDS encoding 2-isopropylmalate synthase: MIWKEMEDYVRIFDTTLRDGEQCPGAAMSEDEKVEIAGHLARMKVDIIEAGFPVSSPVQFKAVERIAREIEGPTICGLARALRPDLEAARDALKPAKSKRIHTFIASSPIHMKHKLGKSPSEVLEMARIAVRMAKDFVPDVEFSPEDATRSEWEFLRELVEAVIEEGATTINIPDTVGYTTPQEYMDLFQFLKTKVKGADKVIFSAHCHNDLGLAVANSLATVLAGGRQIECTINGIGERAGNTAMEEVVMALKTRKDTFGVETKIDSTLITRGSHLVKTITGMVVQPNKAIVGANAFAHESGIHQDGVIKNRQTYEIMTPESVGLKSNRMVLGRHSGRAGFKDRIIRMGFDPKPEEIDNAYNRFLEIADKKKEVFDEDIAALFQSEISRSQVDETYKLISFEQNTGSDKAPYAKVNLQSKGETKVGEAKGDGPVDSIFKAISSVTGLSPLLSRLVISPVTEGTDAMAEASVTLEDGERRVVGKGDSTDIIEACAKAYINALNRL, from the coding sequence ATGATCTGGAAGGAGATGGAAGATTACGTACGGATTTTTGATACGACTTTGAGAGACGGTGAGCAGTGCCCTGGCGCTGCTATGAGTGAAGACGAAAAAGTAGAAATTGCGGGTCACCTTGCGAGGATGAAAGTAGATATCATTGAAGCAGGTTTCCCAGTCTCTTCCCCTGTTCAGTTCAAAGCAGTCGAAAGGATTGCTCGCGAAATTGAAGGTCCTACCATTTGTGGTCTTGCCCGTGCCCTCCGCCCAGATTTAGAAGCGGCAAGAGATGCACTAAAACCAGCTAAATCCAAACGCATTCATACATTCATTGCTTCTTCTCCCATCCATATGAAACACAAACTCGGGAAATCTCCTTCCGAAGTCCTAGAGATGGCAAGGATTGCCGTTCGAATGGCAAAAGACTTTGTACCCGATGTAGAATTTTCACCAGAAGATGCAACAAGATCGGAATGGGAATTCTTACGTGAGTTAGTTGAAGCTGTAATCGAAGAAGGCGCAACGACAATCAACATCCCAGATACTGTTGGTTATACCACCCCTCAAGAATACATGGATCTGTTTCAATTTTTAAAAACGAAGGTGAAAGGTGCGGACAAAGTCATCTTTTCTGCGCATTGTCATAATGACCTAGGCCTTGCCGTTGCCAACTCCCTTGCCACTGTCCTTGCGGGTGGACGCCAGATTGAATGTACCATCAATGGAATCGGTGAACGTGCAGGTAACACAGCCATGGAAGAAGTGGTCATGGCTTTAAAAACGAGAAAAGATACCTTTGGTGTGGAAACAAAGATTGATTCCACACTCATCACACGTGGTTCTCATTTAGTAAAAACCATTACAGGGATGGTTGTACAACCTAACAAAGCGATTGTGGGAGCCAATGCATTTGCCCATGAATCAGGTATCCACCAAGATGGTGTGATCAAAAACCGACAAACCTATGAAATCATGACTCCAGAGTCAGTGGGTTTAAAATCCAACCGTATGGTGCTTGGTCGTCATTCAGGTAGAGCTGGATTCAAGGACCGAATCATTCGTATGGGATTTGATCCAAAACCAGAAGAAATTGACAATGCATACAATCGGTTTTTGGAAATTGCAGATAAAAAAAAGGAAGTCTTTGACGAAGACATTGCTGCCCTTTTCCAATCTGAAATTAGCCGTTCACAAGTAGATGAAACTTATAAACTGATTTCTTTTGAACAAAATACTGGTTCCGACAAAGCACCTTATGCAAAGGTAAACTTACAAAGCAAAGGTGAAACAAAAGTTGGCGAAGCAAAAGGTGATGGACCTGTTGATAGTATCTTTAAAGCAATCAGTTCCGTGACTGGACTGTCCCCACTCTTATCTCGCCTTGTGATCTCACCTGTCACAGAAGGAACCGATGCGATGGCGGAAGCCTCTGTCACATTGGAGGACGGCGAACGCCGAGTTGTGGGTAAAGGGGATTCAACAGATATCATTGAAGCATGTGCCAAAGCCTACATCAATGCTTTGAATCGGTTGTAA
- a CDS encoding VOC family protein gives MPEQIVTRNKPLNLFSVNLAGGENCSEPMHFYQSILGGKVLKESFGHAELELESGLRIVFSKETEHCPVRGGTLTLQVDQHDPLDRILSHCQLVQAVPTQGYSLYEDHWGNWIWLYFAKN, from the coding sequence ATGCCAGAACAAATTGTGACTCGTAACAAACCGTTAAACCTCTTCTCTGTCAATTTGGCGGGTGGTGAAAATTGTTCCGAACCTATGCACTTCTACCAATCCATTTTAGGTGGCAAAGTTCTGAAAGAAAGTTTTGGTCATGCGGAACTAGAATTGGAGTCTGGTTTACGAATTGTTTTTTCGAAAGAAACAGAACATTGCCCTGTTCGGGGAGGAACTCTCACTTTACAAGTGGACCAACACGACCCTCTAGACAGAATCCTTTCCCATTGCCAATTGGTACAAGCAGTGCCAACCCAAGGGTATTCGTTATATGAAGACCATTGGGGGAATTGGATCTGGCTTTATTTTGCTAAAAACTGA
- a CDS encoding glycerophosphodiester phosphodiesterase: MFKPRSERLYTLLGKTPVNIGHRGARGLAPENTLVSFLVGSESTHYFELDTMLCGSGELVVIHDFTVDRTTDGEGKVAEIPYRQLAELDAGGFFSEDFEGEQIPTLSQIVQTLPDNTVFDIELKSEGKREERKELAKAVVKLIRKFQLQNRIWVSSFDWELVDLVRKEEPEVLRGLLIEKGDSLNENYMEFEPDLILPHFSACSKEFVTKCNSESLLVIPYTPNTEEEWKTLIDVGVSGLITDYPDRLAQFLAK; encoded by the coding sequence ATGTTCAAACCAAGATCCGAACGATTATATACTCTCCTCGGTAAAACTCCTGTCAATATTGGACATAGAGGGGCAAGGGGTCTTGCTCCAGAAAATACACTTGTATCTTTTCTGGTAGGTTCAGAATCCACCCATTATTTTGAGTTGGATACCATGTTATGTGGATCTGGGGAACTGGTTGTCATCCATGATTTTACTGTTGACCGCACAACAGATGGAGAGGGAAAAGTTGCCGAGATCCCCTATCGTCAGTTAGCCGAGCTTGATGCAGGGGGATTTTTTTCCGAGGATTTTGAAGGTGAACAGATTCCAACCTTATCCCAGATTGTACAAACCTTACCTGATAATACAGTGTTTGATATTGAACTGAAAAGTGAAGGCAAAAGAGAAGAACGAAAAGAATTGGCGAAGGCAGTAGTCAAACTCATCCGCAAGTTCCAGTTACAAAATCGAATTTGGGTGAGTAGTTTTGATTGGGAACTAGTAGACTTGGTACGAAAAGAAGAACCGGAAGTTTTACGTGGTTTACTCATTGAAAAAGGAGATTCACTTAACGAAAATTATATGGAGTTTGAGCCAGATTTGATCCTCCCCCATTTCTCAGCATGTTCCAAGGAATTTGTAACCAAATGTAATTCTGAGTCTTTACTTGTGATTCCTTATACTCCCAATACAGAAGAAGAATGGAAAACTCTCATTGATGTTGGTGTCTCTGGTCTTATCACTGACTATCCCGATCGGTTGGCTCAGTTTTTAGCAAAATAA
- a CDS encoding queuosine precursor transporter, whose product MNALKQKPVILYTVLLSFFLTFLLLAELTGSKLFFAFGFTMTMGVIPFPVTFIITDLLNEYFGRKVVRATTFLGMVMIGFAYLLIVIDIQIPASPDSPIDDVSFERVFANSGLVILGSIIAYVIGQMIDLHTFHFLRKKTKGKHIWLRATGSTVISQLIDSFVVIFIALGKYHPVPKLVSIASTNFLYKMGVAILITPVLYAIHIYIDRYLGENLKQQMFKEAMEEEGYESSIQPG is encoded by the coding sequence ATGAATGCCTTAAAACAAAAACCGGTGATCCTTTATACTGTCCTACTCAGTTTTTTTCTTACGTTTTTACTCCTTGCGGAACTTACGGGTAGTAAATTATTTTTTGCCTTTGGGTTTACCATGACAATGGGGGTCATCCCATTTCCCGTTACGTTTATCATCACAGACTTACTCAATGAATACTTTGGGCGTAAGGTGGTACGAGCCACAACCTTCCTTGGGATGGTAATGATTGGATTTGCCTACCTTCTCATCGTCATTGATATTCAAATTCCAGCAAGCCCTGATTCTCCGATTGATGATGTTTCCTTTGAAAGAGTGTTTGCCAATTCAGGTCTTGTGATCCTTGGTTCCATCATTGCTTATGTGATTGGACAGATGATTGATTTACATACCTTTCATTTTTTACGAAAAAAAACGAAGGGAAAACACATTTGGTTACGAGCTACTGGTTCCACTGTGATTTCACAACTCATTGACTCCTTTGTTGTGATTTTCATTGCCCTTGGAAAGTACCACCCAGTACCAAAACTTGTTTCCATTGCCAGTACCAATTTTTTATACAAAATGGGAGTTGCGATCCTCATCACACCCGTATTGTATGCCATCCACATTTACATTGATCGATACCTTGGAGAAAACTTAAAACAACAAATGTTCAAGGAAGCGATGGAAGAAGAAGGATATGAATCTTCCATCCAACCAGGGTAA